The following proteins come from a genomic window of Macrobrachium rosenbergii isolate ZJJX-2024 chromosome 37, ASM4041242v1, whole genome shotgun sequence:
- the LOC136825154 gene encoding neurogenic differentiation factor 1-like has product MAKTLDDVLGCDDGKRVTDDNNNTQSPNDQDMTRRRGSKRRFNEVDDAAESNPNEGSGFDDKTEVEEVHEGCQDRKSTSGKYQLRPRSHHPRRLSDSDWNFQDPVRSKTRHPPLSRYRRKTANARERYRMKQINSAFENLRGVLPSWVSNRRPPSDMTKIATLRLAAAYIRSLQDILDGKDPGDTCSWVLSALLDDSNSSKQNQPHPTASSANDKCQLTNPPDSDPDTDLVSLLCAPPESGGVSQDNLDTFSYLTPMAESEAMALLLGGEHPPWSESSTVSLV; this is encoded by the coding sequence ATGGCAAAAACTCTCGATGACGTGCTGGGTTGTGATGATGGGAAACGAGTGACCGATGATAACAACAACACTCAGAGTCCTAACGACCAAGATATGACACGCAGGAGAGGGTCCAAGAGACGCTTCAACGAAGTGGACGATGCCGCAGAAAGCAACCCGAACGAAGGAAGCGGATTCGACGACAAGACGGAAGTCGAGGAGGTGCACGAAGGGTGCCAAGATCGAAAATCTACCAGTGGGAAGTACCAGCTCCGGCCGCGTTCCCATCACCCAAGGAGACTCAGTGACAGTGACTGGAACTTCCAGGACCCCGTCAGGAGCAAAACGCGCCATCCGCCCCTCTCCAGGTACCGCCGAAAGACAGCCAATGCCCGGGAACGTTACAGGATGAAGCAGATCAACTCTGCCTTTGAGAACCTGAGAGGCGTCCTTCCATCCTGGGTAAGCAATCGAAGACCCCCTTCGGACATGACCAAAATAGCTACCTTAAGACTGGCTGCTGCTTACATCAGGTCTCTGCAGGACATCCTCGACGGCAAGGACCCGGGTGATACATGCTCCTGGGTCCTGTCGGCACTCCTGGACGACAGCAACAGTTCCAAACAAAACCAACCTCACCCAACAGCGTCTAGTGCCAACGACAAGTGCCAACTCACTAACCCACCCGACTCAGATCCCGACACTGATCTCGTGTCCTTGTTGTGTGCGCCCCCGGAGTCTGGGGGCGTGTCCCAGGACAACCTCGATACGTTTTCGTACCTGACGCCCATGGCCGAATCGGAGGCCATGGCCTTGTTACTCGGCGGTGAACACCCTCCATGGAGCGAATCCTCGACGGTTTCGTTGGTGTGA